A genomic segment from Phragmites australis chromosome 6, lpPhrAust1.1, whole genome shotgun sequence encodes:
- the LOC133920588 gene encoding uncharacterized protein LOC133920588, producing MAVPRALGRPVQGGPERPGAHRGEAAVARRLAQGQGVVDLKTYLSESNLVAAKISRAPACHGTETSRGQPAPAGKKRKAPAAAAVAGGVGPSGEVLRSQLEAKERALAQAKGQISRLEEELGKAKKRELAEARQALCSRGSSGPMCSRLKAAKAQGAQASPWRPVIRTVRRGCST from the exons ATGGCGGTGCCCCGTGCGCTGGGGCGTCCCGTCCAAGGAGGCCCTGAGCGACCCGGTGCTCACCGAggggaggcggccgtggcgcgACGCCTGGCTCAGGGCCAGGGCGTCGTCGACCTCAAGACGTACCTGTCAGAGAGCAACCTCGTCGCCGCTAAGATCAGCCGCGCGCCGGCGTGTCATG GGACGGAGACTTCCCGCGGCCAACCAGCGCCGGCGGGCAAGAAGAGAAAGGCGCCTGCTGCGGCGGCTGTTGCTGGTGGTGTTGGACCTAGTGGTGAGGTCCTTCGTTCACAGCTGGAGGCGAAGGAGAGGGCTCTCGCGCAGGCCAAGGGCCAGATCAGCCGGCTGGAGGAGGAGCTGGGCAAGGCAAAGAAACGGGAGCTCGCCGAGGCACGCCAGGCGCTGTGTTCGCGCGGCAGCTCGGGACCCATGTGCTCAAGGCTGAAGGCAGCAAAGGCGCAGGGGGCGCAAGCGTCGCCGTGGCGCCCAGTGATTCGCACCGTTCGGCGCGGCTGCTCCACGTGA